From the genome of Pleuronectes platessa chromosome 12, fPlePla1.1, whole genome shotgun sequence:
GAAGAAACAAGAAGAATTTTTGTAGAGAGCAGCTGGAGATGGATCGTGACCCATTACTGCGAGCTCCTAGCTGAGCGACCTCTTTACCTCCGTCGCTGAAGTCCCGTGTGATGTGTCTCTTCGGCCGGGCCAGCGGTATCCGGTCTATCCACGCGTACAAgcccagcagctcctcttcgCTCAGCTCGCGACTCATTTTTCCTcagttttcctgtttgtttgtaaagatgCGACCTGTTGTCCTCCGAGCTGCCTCCGGAGCTCCGCGGGTTGTTAGAGGCGTGCGTGCCATGGCAACGCAAACAATGGCGACAGAAACAACAGACTGATTTTGGTGATTCACCtttattatcaacttcaaagaCACCAAAGGGGTTTTTAATAAATAGAAACATACACAACCATGTTTTCAGTTCAAAGTTTTGCAGtgggagaaaaaattataataaaccaaGGCAGAAATCCTCAGTGTGTGTAAAAAGAGCAGTCATTGGCCACCATGAGTGAATCATGTCTGCTGCatagaaaatacaaatgtacAAAATCCCTTGAAGAGTTACAATCGATACGCATCAGATCAAAGCACCAAGCAAAGCAGCTACAGGTCATAATTTAGTCCAACGGTGTCAAGCACACGTGTGTTAGTACAAAAAGAGTCGTGGTACATCCATAAAGTGCCCATGTTGGTGCCACGTTTCAAAATCCCTTAACGTTATTTCTTGGAAAATCAGTACCAAAGGACACGTAACAGTAAGTCAGAGACATTAGATTAAAACAAATTGCCTCATTAAGTGTTCACATGTACCAGGACCAAGGCAGAGTGAGTATTATCCCTTAAGATTTGTTTAAAAATCATCATGGCAGCTTAGccatttgtcatttttaaagCGCAGAAGCTTGTCAAGCGCATCTTCCGGTTTCCATCGGCGAGCGGGAGGCCGACACAAGCCAGACACAGACGGGGCGGCTGTAATCCTCAGGGGAGACCGCAGCTGAGGGGAAAAAGCTGTGTCACTTAACATGGCTGATCCTTCGGTGGATCTTGTTTCCGTTGTCAAACAGACGAGCGTCTCCTTCAGAGGATCTTCTGGGTCCGACTAGGTGGAACAAGAACTCCAGGGCTCTGTCAGAGGATCCCGGTGTTTACCACGTGCTGGGTCATGTGTCATCTGGGCCTGCTGGGGGGCATCAGAGCAGCTCTCCCCGCGagctacaaaaacaaacacgctGTTGATGAGTCTCTCTCAGGACAACTGCAATTTTCTTCCGCCAAACCCCATCTTAAGTGTAAGCTATTATTTCAGCACATCTGTGTTTTAGCTGTCTGTTGGACCTTTATGTGCTTACTAACAGTGAGCCGCTGCTGGCTCATTACACTGCTATGTTGGGACGATGCCCGAAACCACAGACGTCTCCAGAAAACGTGAATACCTCGAATAACACTGAGAATGTTTTGATGCAGAGGATTTGGGGGGGAAGTTGCGGCGAGCCTGCATACGTACCAGCTGAGTGTGAGGCAGCAGAGATGGTAGGGCGGACGGCTTCGGCTTCACCGGAGGCATCGGAGGCTTTGGCTTGGAGATCTTAAGAAACCAGATTTTCACGTTTTAAATGAGCAGTGAAAAGTGTATGAATGCAAATACGTGACAAGTGTGGTTTAAGTGACTTGTGGTGTTGTGAAGTACCAATTTTGTTGCAAGTGGCGGCAGAGGTCTGGATGGAGGTTGTGGCTTAGcctgataaaaaaaagacagttaATACATAGTTTAACAAAGCAAACTATCTTTGttctggaaaatgaaatgatgGTTCTGTACCAGTTTTACCTCAGTATAGTTGGGCTTGGTTGAAGCAGACAGTGGCTGCATGGACGGCCTCACAACCTGAAGAAAACCATTTATCTACTTCATATACAGCTGACACCCAAACAATATGGACAGCAGTAATACAATACTGTAAACatgttgacatttaaataataatccGTTATAATAAGATCAGTAGATGACATCACCTGTTGAATCTTTGAGGGCTGGGGCACAGCTGGAAATGTCTTGGGTGGCTGTAAGGGGCAAAAAGAGAGATGACTaaaccaaacaaaagaaaaccatGACTCTGAAGTATTTAACCACAAACCTTAACAGTTTTTGCAGTTAAATGACAATAACAGTCCCTTTATAATTTAGAACTGTAGAGTAGCACCTCTGGAGCGTATTGGTCATCCATGTGTGGCTAAGGGAAACTTTCTGAGGCTAAAAAACCTTCTCACCACGATGACACGGATACAGATGCCAACTGCAGCTGCAACAAATGGAAGTGTTGTGTCTAGCTCACACATACAGTATCGCTGTCAGAGTATCTCCGCTCTTGTGCTGAAGCCATTGGGTCAGATTGTAAACTCACCtctggagctgctctgctgGGCTTCAATGCTCCAGTGTGCGGTCGGGCACTGGCAGAGAACAGAGGTTTGCAGGGCTGAGTGGCCGAAGACTCCACAAACATGGGCTGGCTGATGAGTGTCTTCCCGAGACGGGGGCTGTCGCGTGTGCTGCTCGACCGGAACACCGGGTTTGACTGTCCTGAGGTAGACTGGAGCCATCTGCAGAACAACAAACACAGTGGCTGAAATTAAATATGGGAAAGATTAAGAGTTCAGTCTCTACAGCTTCACTTACGCACGGTGGGAATCACTTTACCTCTTTGCCGGTCGTCTTTTTCTGATGCAGCACATCAAAATCCCAATGACTACGACCACTAGCAGAAGTGCTCCAACCACCAGCAACACAAAGAACACCAACATGCctgtctctacacacacacaaacacacaaaaaaaaaacagcacatgTTATGATTAGGATGATATTCGATCTATTGCTCCTGGACGAGCACAGGTCACTTATCTCGGGGAACAAAAGTCACTGTAACATCATTACTGCATTTCTACAGACTTAGCGGGGGGAATTCCCCAAGATCCCTGctcgtctgtttgtgtttatcagCACAGAGCTCAATTGTATGAGACGTAATAAATCTTGGTGCAAAAGCAGCATGAGAGGAGCGCACACAAACGGTCATGTGTGAAGCATGGAGATTTTAAATGGTCAAGCAACTATCGAGCACGACGTGGAGCTTGTACCTTCAGGCAGCTCCGACTGCTGCACGTCGCAGAAAGGCGGGGCCCAGCCGGGGTCGCAGTGACACTTACTCTCGTGGTTACAGACCTGTCAGAGATCACACTCGGTTATGCTGTCACAAATTCTGCAGTGCTCCAAAGAGTTGTGAGGTTAAAACATCATTTTTTACCCCGTGGTTGTTGCATTTGGCCGAGCAGTCGTTTGTCCCGTACACCTTTACGTTTGTGATGTCTTGACACCGCTGGTTGTAGCAGACCTGAAAGACAGACAAGACGCCTTGAGGACACTGTTCAACACTCTGTGGTCCGTGGAGGTTTTTCTTAAGGGCAGGTTTCTCACCATGTTGTTGCCACACTTGGTGCCCGTAGGTACCATGCCCAGATCTGCAGGGTAGTTATCTTCAGGGTTTAAAGTCGCCTCGTTGCACATGTCCCCACTTCCGACTTTGTAAAAGGATTTCCTGGATGTCACAGGAAACTCCCAACCTCCGCTGCAGAACAGTGTCCCACAGGATTGATCTCTGTTACAAAAGAAAACGCAAACCGATAATAAAACAAAGCCCAACAATATGTGAATATGTACTATTTGTCTATTGGTTTCCTACCTGCTGGAACATCTCTGGCTAAACAGTGTTTTCCTGCAGGTTCCATGAAGGTAGAAACAAGCATTTGCAGCCACGTCAGCGTCTGAACAGAAACATAAGAAGATAAAAACAGCTGCAGATGTACGAGTCCTGAAGTTTCAGAATCAAAGCAGATCTAAACCAGGCTGTCATTTTACCTGGACCCCACAGTCTCTTGCAGTGCTCCTGCTGTGAAGGACACTGCCCATTGTAGCAGTATCCTTTCCCACGGCTGCAGGACAGGCCGTTTTGGGTGTAGGCGTCCGTCGGACAGGAGGCAGAGAAGCCGGTGCAGTACTCTGCCAGGTCACAGACCCCTGCCTTTGGTCGGCAGACACTGCCTGTTGGTTTCAGctgtggagcagagagaaacacagatggTGATGTACCGACTTACTGAAATacgtacactcacacacacacacggccagaTGGCACAGTCAGACAGTGTCTCGCTATATGGTTACACATTTAGTATCAGCGTGACTTCCCTCATCTAGAGAGGACACAGTGAGTTTGACTTACTTGGCAGTTGTGGCAGCACTCTCCCTCTGCACACTGGGCTCCCGCGTTAAGTTTGCAGGTGGTGGCATTGCAGCAGGCATTCTTGCATTCCTATGAGGCAGACAGAGGAAAATATGATTCAGTAATTTAATTCTGTGATTTTTATGCATGCAGCCTGTCTGAGCTCAACATGCAGAGACAGACCTGCACGCTGCCACAGTCGCACTCCTCTCCAGGCTCCAGGAAGGCGTTCCCGCACACCGGCCCTCCGTGGATGCGATTGGTGGACGGAGTGTCCAGCAGACAGGCCGGGTTCACCTCCTCCAAGAACCGGCCGagctgctgctggctgcagctgctgaacagCTTCGGATACACAAGACtggaatgaagaagaagagaagaggaggtcaATATTAGAAGAATAGAAGAAGAGGTAGATGTGAGGGGGAAGGTGAGAAACTGAGCTTACCCAACGCTCTCAGACATGATGCAGTCTCTTTTGGTTACTGAGGAGCCACAGACACAGTTTTCAGTGTCATGGGACAAGCCCAGATTGTGACCCATCTCATGTGCAATAGTAGAAGCCACTCCTATTGGGTTGTTGTTATGGTCCTGTGTGTAGAGCAGAAAGAGGTGGAGTCACAAAAACATAACAGACATATAGAAGATCACATGATTCCCTTCATCTCCTTCTGATTTCTATAGAAAAACGAGATTCACCTCATTGACGGCTCCAGATTTAGATGTGCACATTGCGTTGGTGTTTGCCAAGCCGACTGTGGACCCATCAAAATCCACCCCTCTGAATGAAGAAGAGTTAAATGTTATTAGACCGCCTCTCCGACAGGTTCTATTGGAGGGGAGTTCAAAACCCCTGTCTTACGTGATGAACTGTGCGTTGTCGTGCGTGGTCCTCGGCAGCAGGCTCCTCTGACGCCACTCGAGGAATCGGCCGAGGGTGAGCTCGGGGTTGGTGCTGACCTCCATCTGATCTTTGTACGACCAGAGATCCACGCCGACCAGCATGACGCGGACACCCACAGGGCGATACAGCTAATCACAGCACGATAAAAAAGCGAATGAATCATCAGGTAAATGTCTGATATCAGTATTTTGGAAACAGGCGATGCTATAAATCACTGAGCGACTGATGCtgtcacacagggagacacattCGGGTCTGGCACCTTCATTCACGTCGGCCCTTCTCCTTCAGAGTACGCAAAGAGGAGTGTGTGATATGTGTGAAAATGTTCAGCTTGGGTGTGAAGATTCACAGTTAAAGTTAGATTTTTACAGCGAGGGAACTTTTCATTCCCTGTTATTGGTCGACATCCAGTCAGTGAAAGACGGGGTAGTCTCAGGACAGCATTCTGCAATGATTTAAATCCACAGTGAGAAGTCGAGTCTGATGTGACACGTGGTTGTTTCTGCTTTGTGGGGGGAAATGAGTCCTCTCAGCATCCAAGGCAAATAAACTAAATGACTGGTAAAAATAGGTGGAATGCTCTATTAAGTCCAGAGGATAAATTATGTGGAATTACTTAAAATTAAGCTTTTATACTCATTTGAACTTTAGTGTGGTCTTATTTTATAGTCCTGGATCATTTTCTCCCAACATcagaggttttcttttttgctgttaaaacaaaa
Proteins encoded in this window:
- the adam8a gene encoding disintegrin and metalloproteinase domain-containing protein 8a, which gives rise to MTQSVGHSNMLHTGYLLGILLSSWGVIASSVRTTLPHVMKYQTVTPQRLKDPSLISDAATHQTYPDELRYSLTIAGQNYTLHLERNKDLIAKDFSVTHYSDQGAQVTTFPDLGVHCYYHGHIVGVEDSSASVGLCSGMKGFVLLQDQMYLIEPLAGPEAGQRDDRHGSETNLDEGLHAVYNYRHLRRKRSSCSHGNTTTYYDHGASPSGLFQLGSLKVGAQTKDRAVKPRTVELVLVADHTEYKKFDSKKAVETRMLEIANHVDKLYRPVGVRVMLVGVDLWSYKDQMEVSTNPELTLGRFLEWRQRSLLPRTTHDNAQFITGVDFDGSTVGLANTNAMCTSKSGAVNEDHNNNPIGVASTIAHEMGHNLGLSHDTENCVCGSSVTKRDCIMSESVGLVYPKLFSSCSQQQLGRFLEEVNPACLLDTPSTNRIHGGPVCGNAFLEPGEECDCGSVQECKNACCNATTCKLNAGAQCAEGECCHNCQLKPTGSVCRPKAGVCDLAEYCTGFSASCPTDAYTQNGLSCSRGKGYCYNGQCPSQQEHCKRLWGPDADVAANACFYLHGTCRKTLFSQRCSSRDQSCGTLFCSGGWEFPVTSRKSFYKVGSGDMCNEATLNPEDNYPADLGMVPTGTKCGNNMVCYNQRCQDITNVKVYGTNDCSAKCNNHGVCNHESKCHCDPGWAPPFCDVQQSELPEETGMLVFFVLLVVGALLLVVVVIGILMCCIRKRRPAKRWLQSTSGQSNPVFRSSSTRDSPRLGKTLISQPMFVESSATQPCKPLFSASARPHTGALKPSRAAPEPPKTFPAVPQPSKIQQVVRPSMQPLSASTKPNYTEAKPQPPSRPLPPLATKLISKPKPPMPPVKPKPSALPSLLPHTQLLAGRAALMPPSRPR